One Aquisediminimonas profunda genomic region harbors:
- the fliR gene encoding flagellar biosynthetic protein FliR produces MMPAGFAGLEQQLLIWMLAMIRPGAAFLAAPIFGAPQVPVQVRLVLALAIGVPAAAVSGMALPANGIVSFDGLMLVLPEVIAGLALGFAVQIGFSAAMLGGEAISNTMGLGFAAMANPLGGPASPAIGQLLSMMGLFLFLGFGGHLTLIGIIVDSYRALPPGHAWLSAKAIGGLVQFGGLVFAAGLSIALPVGFAMILVQLVMAMVARSTPTLNLFAVGLPATLLVGLVLLAMAAPVMADSIANALRAGLDMSQTLSQGSTHG; encoded by the coding sequence ATAATGCCTGCCGGGTTTGCAGGGCTGGAACAGCAACTGCTGATCTGGATGCTGGCGATGATCCGGCCTGGCGCTGCGTTCCTCGCCGCTCCAATTTTCGGCGCGCCTCAGGTGCCAGTACAAGTCAGGCTGGTTCTGGCACTGGCCATTGGCGTTCCGGCTGCTGCGGTGTCCGGGATGGCATTGCCTGCCAATGGTATCGTCTCTTTCGACGGACTGATGCTGGTGCTACCTGAAGTCATCGCCGGACTCGCACTCGGCTTCGCAGTCCAGATCGGATTTTCGGCGGCAATGCTCGGTGGCGAGGCCATCAGTAACACAATGGGCCTGGGCTTTGCGGCCATGGCCAATCCGCTGGGCGGTCCGGCAAGCCCGGCCATCGGTCAATTGCTTTCAATGATGGGCCTCTTCCTGTTTCTCGGCTTCGGCGGCCATTTGACGCTGATCGGCATCATCGTGGACAGCTATCGCGCGCTCCCGCCGGGCCATGCCTGGCTGTCGGCCAAGGCAATAGGCGGACTGGTGCAGTTCGGCGGGCTTGTTTTCGCGGCAGGTCTTTCGATTGCCTTGCCGGTCGGCTTCGCGATGATCCTTGTTCAGCTGGTCATGGCAATGGTGGCACGCTCAACCCCCACCCTCAACCTCTTCGCCGTCGGCCTTCCGGCAACCCTGCTCGTCGGCCTTGTCCTGCTTGCGATGGCTGCGCCGGTCATGGCCGATTCGATAGCCAACGCGTTGAGGGCCGGGCTCGACATGTCGCAAACCCTTTCGCAGGGCAGCACACATGGCTGA
- the fliP gene encoding flagellar type III secretion system pore protein FliP (The bacterial flagellar biogenesis protein FliP forms a type III secretion system (T3SS)-type pore required for flagellar assembly.) translates to MQVRKALVFAGTVGLALALTASPALAQTTPGLDKALTTIAGDGKPLSLSLQVLLLMSLLTVLPSLILMMTSFTRIIIVLSILRQALGLQQTPPNQVLVGLSLFLSMFVMQPVLTQINKTAVEPYGRNEVTLEEGIARSGTALHGFMMKQTRKSDLSMFANIAKAPKFEKSADVPFSILLPAFVTSELKTAFQIGFLIFLPFLVIDLIVASALMSLGMMMLSPSIISMPFKLLLFVLVDGWALTMGSLASSFNG, encoded by the coding sequence ATGCAGGTGCGTAAGGCACTCGTATTCGCTGGAACCGTGGGCCTGGCTCTTGCACTGACTGCAAGTCCAGCCCTGGCACAAACCACGCCCGGACTCGACAAGGCACTGACGACAATTGCCGGAGACGGCAAGCCGCTCTCCTTGTCGCTGCAAGTCCTGTTGCTGATGAGTTTGTTGACGGTCCTGCCGTCACTCATCCTGATGATGACCAGCTTCACACGGATCATCATCGTGCTTTCGATCCTGCGCCAGGCCCTTGGCCTGCAGCAGACGCCTCCGAACCAGGTTCTGGTTGGACTGAGCCTCTTTCTTTCGATGTTTGTCATGCAGCCCGTCCTTACCCAGATCAACAAGACGGCGGTCGAGCCTTATGGCCGAAATGAAGTGACACTGGAGGAAGGCATTGCACGGTCAGGCACTGCTCTTCACGGTTTCATGATGAAGCAAACGCGAAAATCTGATCTCAGCATGTTTGCAAACATCGCCAAGGCGCCAAAGTTCGAGAAGTCTGCGGACGTGCCTTTTTCGATCCTTCTGCCGGCCTTTGTGACGAGCGAGCTCAAGACAGCCTTTCAGATCGGCTTTCTGATCTTCCTGCCTTTTCTGGTGATCGACCTCATTGTGGCCTCGGCCCTCATGTCGCTTGGCATGATGATGCTATCCCCGTCGATCATATCGATGCCCTTCAAGCTGCTGCTGTTTGTGCTGGTCGATGGCTGGGCCCTGACGATGGGATCCCTCGCTTCTTCGTTCAACGGATAG
- the flhB gene encoding flagellar type III secretion system protein FlhB, producing MAEGADRDQRTEAPTQKRRADAARKGDVLQSRELGTALVMLGGAAWLVFAGPWFIHECSRLLTMGLSFDNRDVTVFDPATLTTRLVGTTLIPLALLFGITMLAAVGAPAMLGSLGFRSGAIAFKGDRLNPISGFGRIFGLNGLVELAKALAKAAVLGLLGYWLVSHDMRHIMGLGAQDMREAANTLGHMTVKAVLWLALGLALIAGIDVPVQIVRRNGRLRMTRQEVKEEMRQTEGAPELKQAIRQKQQSLLTGSARKAVTEANVILTNPTHFAVALRYDPKKDFAPMVVARGRGETALAIRSLAAENNVPTLEYPQLARAIYFTTRAGQTIAEDLYVAVATILAFVFNIDRALAEGIAPPKIEVPSDKQFDENGVRDAS from the coding sequence ATGGCTGAGGGAGCCGATCGCGACCAGAGGACTGAGGCTCCTACACAAAAGCGCCGGGCCGATGCGGCGCGCAAGGGCGACGTTCTCCAGTCACGCGAACTGGGCACTGCGCTAGTCATGCTTGGGGGAGCAGCCTGGCTTGTATTCGCCGGCCCCTGGTTCATTCACGAATGCAGCAGGCTCCTCACGATGGGCCTGTCATTCGACAATCGCGATGTTACCGTCTTTGATCCCGCGACACTGACCACGCGTCTGGTTGGCACCACACTCATCCCACTCGCCCTCCTTTTTGGCATCACCATGCTCGCGGCCGTAGGTGCGCCGGCCATGCTGGGCTCGCTGGGATTTCGGTCTGGCGCCATTGCGTTCAAGGGGGATCGGCTGAATCCGATCAGCGGCTTCGGTCGCATCTTTGGCCTCAATGGCCTGGTCGAACTCGCAAAGGCGCTGGCAAAGGCAGCCGTGCTCGGGCTGCTTGGCTATTGGTTGGTGTCGCATGACATGCGCCATATCATGGGTCTCGGTGCCCAGGACATGCGCGAGGCCGCCAACACACTTGGCCACATGACGGTCAAGGCAGTCCTCTGGCTCGCATTGGGGCTGGCCCTGATTGCGGGGATCGATGTGCCCGTACAGATCGTTCGCCGTAACGGACGGCTCCGGATGACACGCCAGGAAGTCAAAGAGGAAATGCGACAGACAGAAGGTGCGCCAGAGCTCAAGCAGGCCATCCGCCAAAAGCAGCAATCCTTGCTGACTGGTTCGGCCCGCAAGGCCGTTACCGAAGCCAACGTCATCCTCACCAACCCGACGCATTTTGCGGTTGCCTTGCGCTATGACCCCAAAAAGGACTTTGCACCGATGGTCGTGGCGCGAGGCCGCGGCGAAACAGCACTCGCGATCCGGTCCCTCGCTGCCGAAAACAACGTGCCCACGCTTGAATATCCGCAACTGGCGCGTGCAATCTATTTCACCACGCGCGCGGGGCAGACCATTGCCGAGGATTTGTACGTCGCAGTCGCAACGATCCTTGCGTTTGTCTTCAACATTGATCGCGCCTTGGCCGAAGGCATTGCTCCACCAAAGATCGAAGTCCCGTCAGATAAGCAGTTCGATGAAAATGGAGTGCGCGATGCCAGCTAA
- a CDS encoding flagellar hook-length control protein FliK: MNFDLSPMQPAAPALTPFAALAGISSSDDFAALLDSKAVDGDAPELKTATGDAIPTAALQSPAAPEKVEPVSALAAIAKADALVSRLTPAPQAAEEPEKSAEPHPMPTAIIEPTRIRAQADLARSERKESRHDGRPVLDERSGETEADEAPQPAPWASTIAQTTVELIALPLAADLNAVAPPASPPLAKGELSINSQPRQGMASQTGAAQAPIGNNTTAHDPLPLVETPESLDDAITPVVLQKPVLVDEREIEGDESDQQELRNAAPSLLSSHGQLASGSKVAPLRATRIAEIAVGLADAKIDPAQLQVQASTPDPVNKVTHMGAAIAPADAPARGTVVERQLDLIRNEQWLGELAHDIASTAGNADRLSFRLMPHQLGRLDVDVSRSHNGLSLSIRTESDGATAILSSAQTRLADEIRAQGVKLADMQMFSGDTRQSPGQEGYTRQAPLIETFLSSNETVDVPEPEQRDGRYA, translated from the coding sequence ATGAACTTTGATCTCAGCCCAATGCAGCCTGCGGCGCCCGCACTAACTCCTTTTGCAGCTCTGGCTGGCATTTCATCTTCAGACGATTTTGCTGCGCTGCTGGACAGCAAGGCAGTTGATGGTGATGCACCTGAGCTGAAAACGGCAACGGGCGACGCCATCCCGACTGCCGCGCTCCAAAGTCCTGCAGCACCTGAAAAGGTTGAGCCGGTCAGCGCGCTGGCGGCGATCGCAAAGGCAGACGCTCTGGTCTCGCGGCTGACGCCTGCACCGCAAGCGGCCGAAGAACCGGAAAAGTCGGCTGAACCCCATCCCATGCCGACTGCCATTATCGAACCAACAAGGATCCGTGCGCAGGCAGACCTAGCGCGCAGCGAACGTAAAGAATCGCGCCACGATGGCAGACCCGTGCTGGATGAACGCTCTGGCGAAACCGAAGCAGACGAAGCTCCGCAGCCTGCACCGTGGGCATCCACAATCGCACAGACCACAGTTGAACTCATTGCTTTGCCGCTGGCAGCAGACTTGAATGCTGTTGCTCCGCCGGCATCACCGCCACTGGCCAAGGGCGAACTCTCCATAAACAGTCAGCCCCGCCAAGGAATGGCATCGCAAACTGGTGCCGCGCAGGCTCCCATTGGCAACAATACTACCGCACACGACCCTTTGCCGTTGGTCGAAACGCCAGAATCCCTTGACGATGCAATCACGCCAGTCGTGTTGCAGAAACCCGTCCTTGTGGATGAGCGCGAGATCGAGGGAGATGAGTCAGACCAGCAGGAATTGAGAAATGCGGCTCCGTCCCTCCTGAGTTCGCATGGACAACTGGCATCCGGTTCCAAGGTCGCTCCTCTTCGCGCGACCAGGATCGCTGAAATCGCAGTTGGCCTGGCAGATGCAAAGATCGACCCGGCACAACTGCAAGTCCAAGCCAGCACGCCAGATCCAGTAAACAAAGTGACGCACATGGGCGCCGCAATTGCGCCTGCCGATGCCCCGGCGCGCGGAACAGTTGTCGAACGGCAGCTGGATCTTATCCGCAATGAACAGTGGCTGGGTGAGCTTGCTCATGACATTGCCAGTACGGCGGGCAATGCTGACCGACTGTCTTTCCGATTGATGCCGCACCAGCTCGGCCGCCTCGATGTGGACGTATCGCGGTCGCACAATGGTTTGTCGTTGAGTATCCGGACCGAAAGCGATGGCGCGACAGCGATCCTCTCCTCGGCCCAGACGCGCCTGGCGGATGAAATTCGCGCGCAGGGCGTCAAGCTGGCCGACATGCAGATGTTTTCTGGCGATACGCGGCAGTCGCCCGGCCAGGAAGGCTATACGCGCCAAGCGCCGCTGATCGAGACATTTCTTTCATCCAATGAGACCGTTGACGTGCCCGAACCGGAGCAGCGCGACGGTCGATACGCGTAA
- a CDS encoding flagellar motor switch protein FliM: MKTETASPPTTPATLFRASDETLAFPGLERVGSQFAFGLADVIGSNGGIGTKVVCGETTITTFAEWRDRASIPHAVCRFRMAPLKGGMLLAVPQPYISELVDRFYGGDGTLPSPRKELSAAEERYFTKLGALVTPMLAAAWAEMVKIDPVVAKVDHSGSQPTLVPDTHQVAVQHFTAESMDGKKIAIDVVFPLSMLRAVPQLVAAPDAEEAAQVDPVWQSNLSDAVLQVRLPVRTIFARPELPLSQLLTLQPGDIIPVCLPNQVPVTVAGRVFARGSVGDSNGRTAIKIERIEEGSASYE, from the coding sequence GTGAAGACTGAAACTGCATCACCGCCGACGACACCGGCAACACTCTTTCGAGCTAGTGACGAGACCTTGGCATTTCCGGGCCTCGAGCGGGTCGGATCGCAATTTGCCTTTGGCCTTGCCGACGTAATCGGTTCGAATGGCGGCATCGGCACGAAGGTTGTTTGTGGCGAAACGACAATTACCACCTTTGCGGAATGGCGCGACCGGGCCAGCATTCCACATGCGGTATGCCGCTTCCGCATGGCGCCGCTCAAGGGCGGTATGCTCCTTGCTGTTCCGCAGCCCTATATCAGTGAGCTTGTCGACCGCTTCTATGGTGGAGACGGCACTCTCCCAAGTCCACGCAAGGAACTGAGCGCAGCCGAAGAGCGCTATTTTACCAAACTTGGGGCGCTGGTCACCCCAATGCTGGCTGCAGCATGGGCGGAAATGGTCAAGATTGATCCGGTGGTCGCCAAGGTCGATCACAGCGGTTCGCAACCCACGCTGGTTCCCGATACACATCAGGTGGCTGTCCAGCATTTCACTGCGGAAAGCATGGACGGCAAGAAAATTGCCATCGACGTGGTCTTCCCGCTTTCGATGCTGCGTGCCGTGCCGCAGCTCGTTGCAGCGCCCGATGCGGAAGAAGCCGCGCAAGTCGATCCAGTTTGGCAATCCAATCTTTCGGATGCCGTTCTGCAGGTGCGCCTGCCTGTCAGGACCATCTTCGCCCGGCCTGAGCTGCCACTTTCGCAATTACTGACACTGCAACCAGGGGACATCATTCCTGTCTGCTTGCCTAACCAGGTTCCCGTCACCGTTGCCGGCCGTGTCTTTGCCCGCGGCAGCGTTGGAGACTCCAACGGCCGGACGGCCATCAAAATCGAACGCATTGAAGAAGGAAGTGCATCCTATGAGTGA
- the fliN gene encoding flagellar motor switch protein FliN has product MSDMSEAPRTSDGGFASVRPDHNFDLLSDVSLRISVEVGSTSMRLADLLSLGEGSVIELDRQANDALDIFANGTLIAKGEIVNMDGRYGVRISEVVSAGRRFAGLERRS; this is encoded by the coding sequence ATGAGTGACATGTCCGAAGCGCCACGCACCTCAGATGGGGGATTTGCCTCCGTCAGGCCCGATCATAACTTCGACCTTCTTTCCGACGTCTCCCTGCGTATTTCGGTGGAAGTCGGTTCAACGTCAATGCGGCTGGCAGATCTGCTGAGCCTTGGCGAAGGCAGTGTCATCGAACTGGATCGTCAGGCGAATGACGCACTCGATATCTTCGCCAACGGGACGCTTATAGCGAAGGGCGAAATTGTGAACATGGATGGCCGATATGGTGTCCGGATCTCAGAAGTCGTCAGCGCCGGACGGCGTTTCGCAGGCCTGGAGCGGAGGTCCTGA
- the fliD gene encoding flagellar filament capping protein FliD, which yields MIGSIASALGAGSGIDTVKLVEDLAAASRDPKVEQFDTRASANKAKISTVAQARSDLESFSTTFAGLVAGGTLQSQPNVADQTALSAVAAPGVRAGNLSAEISVQQLAKSQTVYSAYLPAATDTVGQGTMTLTVGAQSFTITIGATNDSLTGLAAAINTAASGVTANIITDGNGSRIVLKGQSGAAGAFTLTPDVGADPALGRFAYPGTGTGLTLAQAAQDAQFTVDGIAYTRAKNSFSDVFPGITLTLKKAAPGAPIAITGARPTEALRQTLSDFVSVYNTLKKDLATARTTTGGDQSLRALEVQLTALISKAVTSDPQINSLTGVGVFTNRDGSISFNSAKFEAALAANPDAVEALFSPTRDATHTVITDPGLSETLKSLKDAATATGGVLASVTSRLQKESQLIADARTKMEAHETAYKNRLKRQFSGMDSRIAALKATQSYLSQQITLWSNQKN from the coding sequence ATGATCGGATCAATTGCATCTGCGCTCGGCGCAGGCTCGGGTATCGACACCGTAAAACTCGTCGAGGATCTGGCTGCAGCATCGCGGGATCCAAAGGTCGAACAGTTCGACACGCGAGCAAGTGCCAACAAGGCGAAGATCAGCACCGTCGCTCAGGCGCGGTCCGATCTGGAGAGTTTTTCGACCACATTTGCAGGGCTCGTTGCCGGCGGCACACTTCAGTCTCAGCCCAATGTGGCAGACCAGACGGCCCTTTCGGCGGTCGCTGCCCCGGGCGTCCGCGCCGGAAACTTGTCGGCCGAAATCAGCGTCCAGCAGCTCGCCAAATCGCAAACGGTCTATTCCGCATACCTTCCCGCTGCGACCGACACAGTCGGTCAAGGTACAATGACGCTGACCGTGGGCGCACAGAGCTTCACAATTACCATTGGCGCCACAAATGACAGCCTGACTGGCCTTGCTGCCGCCATCAACACGGCAGCAAGCGGAGTCACGGCAAACATCATCACGGACGGGAATGGTTCGCGCATCGTCTTGAAGGGCCAATCTGGCGCTGCGGGCGCATTCACTCTCACACCCGATGTCGGAGCAGACCCGGCTCTCGGCCGTTTTGCTTATCCGGGAACCGGCACGGGCCTCACACTTGCTCAGGCTGCCCAGGATGCGCAATTCACGGTCGATGGCATTGCCTATACGCGCGCAAAAAACAGCTTCAGTGATGTCTTCCCAGGCATAACGCTGACTCTCAAAAAGGCCGCGCCCGGCGCCCCCATTGCCATCACGGGTGCACGCCCGACCGAGGCCTTGAGACAAACGCTGAGCGATTTTGTCTCGGTTTACAACACGCTCAAGAAGGACCTCGCAACCGCCCGCACGACCACCGGCGGGGACCAGTCTCTTCGCGCGCTTGAGGTGCAATTGACGGCTCTGATATCAAAAGCCGTGACAAGTGATCCTCAGATCAACAGCCTCACTGGTGTGGGGGTCTTCACCAATCGGGACGGCTCGATCAGTTTCAACTCCGCCAAATTCGAGGCTGCATTGGCGGCAAATCCCGATGCGGTCGAAGCGCTCTTCAGCCCAACCAGGGACGCAACCCATACGGTGATAACGGACCCGGGGCTTTCCGAAACACTCAAGTCATTGAAGGATGCAGCGACTGCAACGGGCGGCGTTCTGGCATCGGTCACAAGCCGCCTGCAAAAGGAAAGCCAGCTGATCGCGGACGCCCGCACCAAGATGGAAGCGCATGAGACCGCCTACAAGAACCGGCTCAAACGCCAATTCAGCGGCATGGACTCTCGCATCGCCGCGCTGAAAGCCACGCAAAGCTATCTCTCACAGCAGATTACGCTGTGGAGCAACCAGAAAAATTGA
- a CDS encoding FliI/YscN family ATPase produces the protein MSSRLMRSAEALISQTNIASAAPRRVGTLVAHEGLMLEVEGFGQPLGSTAKVISTAHAPVRGEVVGFRGNRSIILPFDGDVPYVAGSRVLPDGDGGLATCGSGLLGRVVDAHGDPLDGRGPITSRFSWPLAGRRANPLQRGRVTRALDMGVRSINGLLTIGQGQRVAIIAGSGVGKSVLMGQMLAGAECDVMVVGLVGERSREVSDFLETKLTPSMRARTAVVAVPADHPPLLRLRAAMRATAIAEYFRNDGKNVFLLIDSLTRVAHAQREIGLSLGEPPTMKGYPPSALGIIPRLVERAGADRVTGGSITAIYTVLADGGDNDDPVVDAARAIVDGHIVLSRSLSEQGIYPAIDVSRSLSRTMVDVIDQDHAVAAARFRQLWSLYEENRDLLLMGAYAPGNDAALDEAINRRADMLGFLRQGASETVSFDRSRSELISGFGA, from the coding sequence ATGAGCAGCCGTCTGATGAGATCGGCTGAGGCACTTATCAGCCAGACAAATATTGCATCGGCAGCCCCGCGGCGCGTCGGAACACTCGTTGCACACGAGGGGCTGATGCTCGAGGTCGAAGGCTTTGGGCAGCCCCTGGGATCAACAGCGAAAGTCATTTCAACCGCGCACGCGCCGGTGCGCGGCGAGGTGGTGGGCTTTCGCGGCAATCGCAGCATCATCCTGCCATTTGATGGCGACGTCCCCTATGTCGCCGGGAGCCGCGTTCTGCCGGATGGCGATGGCGGGCTCGCCACTTGTGGTTCAGGCTTGCTTGGGCGTGTGGTTGATGCACACGGCGACCCGCTCGACGGGCGCGGTCCGATCACAAGCCGGTTCTCATGGCCCCTCGCTGGTCGACGCGCCAACCCGCTGCAACGCGGACGCGTGACACGGGCACTCGACATGGGTGTGCGCAGCATCAATGGCCTGCTGACAATTGGCCAAGGACAGCGCGTAGCCATCATTGCAGGGTCCGGCGTCGGCAAGTCGGTCCTCATGGGCCAAATGCTTGCTGGCGCTGAATGCGACGTCATGGTCGTTGGGCTGGTCGGTGAACGCAGCCGTGAAGTGAGCGACTTTCTCGAAACAAAACTGACACCGTCCATGCGCGCGCGTACGGCTGTTGTTGCAGTTCCGGCTGATCACCCGCCTCTGCTTCGGCTTCGGGCCGCGATGCGCGCGACGGCCATTGCCGAATATTTTCGCAATGACGGCAAGAATGTCTTCTTGCTGATCGACAGCTTGACACGAGTGGCCCATGCGCAGCGCGAAATCGGCCTTTCCCTCGGCGAACCGCCCACGATGAAGGGGTATCCACCCTCGGCTCTGGGCATCATTCCCCGGCTCGTCGAGCGCGCGGGGGCTGATCGCGTAACAGGAGGCTCAATCACTGCCATCTATACCGTCCTGGCTGACGGCGGCGACAATGACGATCCCGTTGTCGATGCAGCACGCGCAATTGTCGATGGTCACATCGTGTTGTCGCGCAGCCTTTCCGAACAGGGAATCTACCCAGCAATTGACGTCTCGCGCTCGCTCTCGAGAACAATGGTCGATGTGATCGATCAGGACCATGCGGTTGCTGCGGCCCGCTTCCGGCAACTCTGGTCACTCTATGAAGAAAATCGTGATCTGCTCCTGATGGGTGCCTATGCCCCAGGAAATGATGCAGCCCTTGATGAAGCCATCAACCGACGCGCGGACATGCTTGGCTTTCTGCGGCAGGGAGCCTCGGAGACCGTCAGCTTTGATCGCTCGCGCTCGGAACTGATTTCAGGATTTGGTGCATGA
- the fliS gene encoding flagellar export chaperone FliS, whose protein sequence is MYSPPNPLRARNRYQVLDLSSRMEGASPHRLVSILYEELQNALDGAIRARENGQEIAANSQMARAKSILAALEAGLDFDRGGTLATTLCGIYRAMQRQLANTPNDLEKLNEVRAGVANIAESWRALVA, encoded by the coding sequence GTGTATTCTCCCCCAAATCCGCTGCGCGCTCGCAACCGCTATCAGGTCCTTGACCTCAGCAGTCGCATGGAAGGGGCAAGCCCGCACAGGCTTGTTTCCATTCTGTATGAAGAGCTGCAGAACGCGCTGGATGGAGCAATCCGTGCGCGCGAAAACGGCCAGGAAATTGCCGCCAACTCACAAATGGCGCGCGCGAAATCCATACTGGCAGCTCTGGAGGCTGGGCTCGATTTCGATCGTGGCGGAACCCTTGCGACAACATTGTGCGGCATTTACCGAGCCATGCAGCGGCAGCTCGCCAATACTCCCAACGACCTTGAGAAGCTGAATGAAGTTCGCGCCGGTGTCGCGAATATCGCGGAGTCCTGGCGAGCATTGGTAGCCTGA
- a CDS encoding flagellar assembly protein FliH yields MSDTDFRSIPVAAAALPRNGFVPSSFARASVHVAGDGAQGHASMDDHSSAVDDYGLGFENGRRASEEAFSVERTALLSLLEKANALRPEPSEELALLIGETVYRLVSDIVGQVNVDRDCLARRANAAAAIVAECDNARTLCVNPEDIKLLDGLETNLTIVGDPSLPRGDLRIDCSAGWIEHGTSLYLEALRSELCLSEPGA; encoded by the coding sequence CGCGGCCGCCTTGCCCCGGAACGGCTTCGTCCCCAGCAGTTTCGCACGGGCGAGCGTGCATGTCGCCGGTGACGGCGCACAAGGCCACGCCTCCATGGATGATCACTCGAGTGCCGTAGATGACTATGGCCTCGGCTTTGAGAATGGCCGCAGGGCGAGCGAAGAAGCATTTTCTGTCGAACGAACCGCACTTCTGTCGCTTCTAGAAAAAGCCAATGCTTTGCGACCTGAGCCCAGCGAAGAACTTGCCCTGCTGATTGGAGAAACTGTCTATCGGCTGGTCTCGGACATAGTGGGTCAAGTCAATGTTGATCGCGACTGCCTGGCTCGCCGCGCGAACGCGGCAGCTGCCATAGTAGCCGAATGCGACAATGCTCGGACCTTGTGCGTCAATCCGGAAGACATCAAATTGCTGGATGGCCTCGAAACAAACCTGACCATTGTCGGCGACCCGTCTCTCCCGCGTGGCGATCTGCGGATCGATTGCTCGGCCGGGTGGATCGAGCATGGAACATCGCTTTATCTCGAAGCACTCCGCAGCGAGCTCTGCCTGTCGGAGCCAGGCGCATGA
- the fliQ gene encoding flagellar biosynthesis protein FliQ: MEADYFIGVAQQALWVLALGAAPILIPALVAGVILGMVQAATSINEQTLSFVPKLIVVAICLAVFGGSIMILVADFTREIFARIPDIVR; the protein is encoded by the coding sequence ATGGAAGCAGACTATTTCATTGGCGTTGCGCAGCAAGCCTTGTGGGTCCTAGCCCTTGGCGCTGCCCCGATCCTGATTCCGGCGCTCGTCGCCGGCGTCATTCTGGGCATGGTGCAAGCCGCAACCTCGATCAACGAGCAGACCCTGAGCTTCGTCCCCAAGCTCATCGTGGTCGCCATCTGTCTTGCTGTCTTCGGCGGCAGCATCATGATCCTTGTTGCGGACTTCACCCGCGAAATCTTCGCCCGCATTCCGGACATCGTAAGATAA
- a CDS encoding flagellar biosynthetic protein FliO — MFEYILRLFILVPMIGGLAWGSLWLWRKAQMGLPMQGGSVRAAQMIDVLPLGPGSKLAVVAFGGREVLIAVTRTQITLLAEDTRENAGA; from the coding sequence ATGTTCGAATATATCCTGCGCCTCTTCATCCTCGTTCCGATGATCGGGGGGCTCGCCTGGGGGTCCCTCTGGCTGTGGCGCAAAGCCCAGATGGGCCTTCCAATGCAAGGTGGGTCGGTCCGCGCCGCGCAGATGATCGACGTCCTTCCGCTTGGCCCGGGCAGCAAGCTGGCCGTCGTCGCCTTTGGAGGCCGCGAGGTCCTGATTGCCGTGACGCGCACACAGATCACCTTGCTCGCCGAGGACACACGGGAGAATGCAGGTGCGTAA
- a CDS encoding flagellar basal body-associated FliL family protein: protein MSTKKEAAAKGGEGKKPGKAKKLIVLGLAATVLVGVGAGAGIYAGIGQGEAKEKEDPNRPKLVLRSEEPEEQSSEGGEEKEPAPKIGTVSVANDRAPVDPRKYEVTYFPIEQQFTANLSDGSGFAQLGISLSTYYDSRVIANIKRQIVPIRSAVLMTLSVQDSTVLSTPEGRQLFQRQLTRAINQVLREKEGFGGIDNVYFTNLVIQ from the coding sequence ATGAGTACAAAGAAGGAAGCAGCAGCCAAAGGCGGCGAAGGCAAAAAACCTGGCAAGGCCAAGAAGCTGATCGTGTTGGGTCTCGCTGCAACCGTTCTGGTAGGTGTCGGCGCTGGCGCCGGCATCTATGCTGGTATTGGTCAGGGAGAGGCTAAAGAAAAGGAAGATCCCAATCGACCGAAGCTGGTCTTGCGGAGCGAGGAGCCAGAAGAGCAGAGCTCGGAAGGTGGAGAAGAGAAAGAGCCGGCGCCCAAAATCGGAACAGTTTCCGTCGCCAATGATCGCGCTCCCGTCGACCCTCGTAAATATGAGGTCACCTATTTCCCGATCGAACAGCAATTCACTGCCAATCTTTCCGACGGCAGCGGGTTCGCGCAGCTCGGTATCAGCCTCTCAACATATTATGACAGCCGTGTCATAGCGAACATCAAGCGCCAGATCGTTCCGATCCGCTCAGCCGTGCTGATGACGCTCTCGGTTCAGGACTCAACTGTCCTTTCAACACCGGAGGGTCGCCAACTTTTTCAGCGCCAGTTGACCAGAGCAATCAATCAGGTCCTGCGCGAAAAGGAAGGCTTCGGCGGCATCGACAACGTCTATTTCACGAATCTGGTGATCCAGTGA